A window of Dehalogenimonas sp. WBC-2 genomic DNA:
TAAACAACTTAAATTCCCGGCTCATACCCTTGGCAGCGGCCCGGAATGATGTTTTTTCGCCTGCGGGTAGAAACTCGCGCCCCGGCTCTTTAACCAATGTGACCAGAATGATCACTGCTATCACCGCGGGTATTATCCCGATAAGTACCAGCATTTTAAAAGTATCTTGAGTCAGATCAATGCTGCCGCGTTGAGTAAAATAGATTACTGCGGCGGCCGCAAAAAGGCCCAGAAAAGCTCCAGCGCTATCCATGGCTTTATGTAAACCGAAACTCCTTCCTCTCTTTCCTGGTTCGGACGACATAGCTATCAGGGCGTCTCTGGGGGAAGTCCGTAACCCTTTTCCTAATCGATCGGTAAACCGGACACCCAACACCACCCCCCAACTGCTGGCCAGATACATGAAAGGCTTAGACAGAGTTGACAAACTGTATCCTGCCACAGATAGTGCTTTGTAACGCCGGAGTTTATCGGCCAGGCGTCCGCTATAAATCTTTCCCAATGATTCAGTGCTGTCTGAAATACCACCCACCAGTCCTATCACAGACGGCGGTACACCGAGTACATTAGCCATGAACAAAGGCACCAAAGTGAAAATCATTTCGCTGGAAATATCAGTGAAAAAACTTACTAATCCCAAAAAGAAAACATTTTGCCTGACACCAAGAAGGTTTTTTTCTGGTTTTAACCTATTTTGTTCTACAGGGGGGAGCGCATAACTCATGCGCAACATATTACCAAATTACAGATAAGAGCTAAACACCGGAGGTTATTCCCCAAAACGTCGTTTTCCCATACCGGTTCTAAAGTGCCGAGACGTGGTTAATATCCTCCTGTCACGATGTAATGATCGTTTCCCCATTCTGATTGGAGATTTACGGTTCAATACTATTACAGACGCTTACATACGATTGAGCTTTTCTACGTTTCGTGTTAATATAAACCAACATTTTCCAAGCGTTTTAGAGGGGATCGACGTCCCCTCTTTGGTTTATTGAAACATGACACAAATAGAAGCCGAACTCAAGACAGTCAACCCCGACCGGCCGATGATTCTTACCATTGGCGTCTTTGACGGTGTCCACCTCGGCCATCAAGCCCTTATCTCCGAAACCATGAAACAAGCCGCCACAACCGGTTATTTAAGCGGCGTTGTTACTTTTGCCGGACATCCCCGGCTGGTACTTGGTAAACACAAGGAACTGCCTCATCTGACTTCCCTGAAACAGCGGCTAGAATTGCTGAAGGATACCGGTATTGACAATGTCGTAAAAATGACCTTCTCGGAAGAACTCGCGGCGTTACCCGCCACTGATTTTATAGGATTACTGAAGAACCATCTAAAGATGAAAGGCCTTGTTGTTGGCCCGGACTTTGCTCTCGGCAAGGGACGTGAAGGCGACATCGCTGCTTTGAGATCCATGAGCGAATCTCTTGATTTTACCCTGACCGTGGTGCCACCAAAGTTGAAAAACGGACACAAGGTCAGTTCAACATTGATCCGTAAAGCCATGGCCGAAAGCAACATGCCATTGGTTCATGATCTCCTTGGTCGCTGTTTCATTCTGGAAGGTCAGGTGGTCAAAGGTGAAGGCCGCGGCACCACTTTGGAAGTCCCCACCGCCAACCTTGAACTCGCCCCAGATCAGGCTCTTCCTGCCGACGGCGTTTATGCCACTTTCGCCTCCGTGAAAGGTCGGCCTGTCCCTGCCATCACCAACATAGGTACCCGTCCTACCTTCGGCACCGGGCGCCGTACCGTGGAGACCCATCTGTTGGATTTCTCCGGCCAGCTTTACGGAGATATGCTTGAAATTGCTATAATAGAGCAGATTCGTCCGGAGGAGAAATTCTCGTCGGCGGAAGCTTTGAAAACCCAAATAAAATCAGACATATTGAAAGCCCGGCAGATTTTAAGTAAAACGGATTGCCCTGATGCTTGAACTTGATTTCATTTTAAAACGCGCCGTAAACGAGATAATCTCGGAGGAAGAGTTACGCAAACTCCTGGCTTCCGGCAAGAAGTTGCGGCTTAAAGAAGGCTTCGACCCCAGTTCCAGGGACATCCATCTGGGACACATGGTCGGCCTCCGCAAATTGCGTCAGTTGCAGGAATTGGGGCATCAGGTCGTCCTGATCGTCGGCGATTGGACGGCCCAGATCGGTGACCCCACCGGCGCATCAGTCACCCGCCCGTCCCTCACCGCCGAACAGGTGCAGTCCAATGCCGAGACTTACATGCAGCAGTTCTTCAAGATCGTCGATAAATCGAAGACCGAGGTCCGGTGGCAGAGCGAGTGGTTCGGCAATTTCTCTCTGGCCGACGTCATCAAGCTCACCAGCCGCTTCACCATCGCCCAGATGCTGGCACGGGATGATTTTAAAAAGAGGTTCGATTCCAATCGGCCGATCACTATTACCGAATTTCTTTATCCGTTGCTCCAGGCTTATGATTCGACAGCTATTAATGCCGATGTCGAATTCGGCGGCAACGACCAGAAATTCAACCTGCTAGTAGGCCGTGAACTTCAGGCGATGATTGGACAGCCGTCTCAGCAGGTCTTCCTGACGCCCATCCTTACCGGCACCGACGGCGTCAAGAAGATGTCCAAGAGCCTCAACAACTACATCGGCGTGGCCGAGCCGCCGGAGACCATCTTCGGCAAGGTCATGTCCATCGGCGATGACCTCATCGTCCAGTATTTTGAACTTCTGACCGACGTCACTGAAGAGGAGCTGCGCCATTTCGAGCGGGACATAACCGGCGGTCACGTCAACCCGATGCTCCTCAAGAAGCGGCTAGCCCGCGAGATCCTGTCACAACTTTATTCCGAATCTGAAACCGCTGAGGCTGAAGCTCATTTCGAACGAGTCCATCAGCGGCGTGAACTGCCTGGGGAGATCGCCGAATGCCGCGTTTCTTTTGCCTCACTGCGTAGCGGTGACTGCAACGATGTCGACCTACCCTGTCTCCTTGTGGCCACTGGCCTGGCTGCCAGCAAGGGTGAGGCAAAACGCCTGATTGCCCAGGGCGGTGTTTCCATCGGTGGCGAGAAGGTCGGTTCCGAAAAAGCCGCCGTTTCCAGTGGTTGCGTCATCAAGGCCGGCAAACGCCGTTTTGCCCGCGTCCTTGATTCAGATATACTTAGTGCTTCTTAATTAAGCGATACAAAAGGAGAGCTAGCTGTGCAGAATTTACGTATTCCCGGTCCCACCCCCTGCCCCCCGGAAGTCCTGGCCGCCATGGGTCATCAGATGATCAACCACCGTGGTGTTGAATTTTCTGAGATGGTCAAAGAAGTCACAACCAACATGAAGCAGGTATTCCAGACAAAGAATGATCTGCTGCTGCTTACCGGTTCCGGTACAGGCGGACTGGAAGCTGCCGTTGTCAACATGCTCTCCCCCGGTGACTCTGTTCTTTCCGTTTCCATCGGTGTCTTCGGTGAACGTTTTGCCAAGATTGCCCAAACCTTCGGCGCCACTGTTGTACCGCTGAATTTTGCCCACGGCCAGGCTGCCGATGTTGATGCGGTTAAAAAGGCTCTCGCTGACAACCCGCAGGTCAAGGCCGTGCTGGTTACCCATAACGAGACCTCCACCGGTATCACCAATGACCTTAAGGCCATCTCCACCGTCGTCAAGGACACCGGTAAACTGTTGATGGTTGACTGTATCAGTTCCCTCGGTTCGGTAAATGTCCCAGTCGACCAGTGGGGCATTGATGTCGCCATCTCGGGTTCGCAGAAAGGCTGGATGGTTCCCCCGGGCATGTCCATGATCTCAGTGTCGGAAGCCGGTTGGCAGGCATACGCCCAAGCTAAAATGCCGCGCTTTTATTGGGATCTCGGCAAGGCCAAGGCCGGTCTTGAAAAAGGCCAGACACCATGGACGCCCAACGTGTCTGTCGTCATCGCATTCCAGGTCGCTCTGAAAATGATGCTGTCGGAAGGTATTCAGAATATCTTTGCCCGCCACGAGCGGCTCGGTAAATTCACCCGCGACGGCATGAAAGCCCTCGGCTTGACTCTGCTGGCCGACGAGCGCTATGCATCTAACACTGTCACTTCTGTATTGGCCGACCGCGGCCTGGATGCCAAGAAGCTCAACAAGATCATGCGTGATGAGTTCGATATCGTGCTAGCTGGCGGCCAAGGACCGCTGGAAGGTAAGATATTCCGCATCGGGCACCTCGGCATGGTCAAGGAAGCCGACCTTCAGGCTGTGTTCGATGCACTCAAAGTAGCCCTGCCCAAGGCAGGTTTTATCCGATAACCTAAAGCGTGTTGTAAACAGGAGAATTTGTGTTGATGAAAAAAGTGCTTGTCGCCGATGCTTTGTCGCCCGCCGGTGTTGAACGCCTCAAGGTCGTCGCCGAGGTTAATATCAAGACCGGGCTCAAACCGGATGAACTGATCGCTATCGTCGGCGAGTATGATGCCCTGCTGGTCCGTTCTCAGACCCAGGTCACCGCCGCGGTCATCGAGGCGGGTAAGAACCTGCAGATAATAGGCCGGGCGGGCGTCGGCGTAGATAATATTGATATCAATGCCGCCACCGAGCGCGGCATCATCGTGGTCAACGCTCCCACTGGCAACACCATCTCTGCCGCGGAACACACCATGGCTCTGATGCTGTCACTGGCTCGCCACATCCCCCGGGCAAACTCCTCTCTCAAGAACTGCCAGTGGAAACGTTCCGATTTCATGGGCATCGAACTCAAGGGTAAGACACTCGGTATCGTCGGTCTGGGCAATATCGGCTCAGAAGTTTCTAAACGTGCCCGCGGCTTTGAGATGCAGGTCATAGGTTACGACCCCTACGTCACCGAAGAACGCGCTAAGAATATGCAGGTCGAACTGGCGTCGCTTGAGCAGATCTACAAGCAGGCCGATTTCATCACCCTTCACGTTCCGCTGACTGCCCAGACCAAGAATATGATTGGCGCTAAAGAGCTTGCCACCATGAAGCCGACCACCCGCATCATCAACGCCGCCCGCGGCGGCCTCATCGATGAAGAAGCTTTAGTCGCCGCCATCAACTCCAAAAAGCTGGCCGGTGCCGCCATCGACGTTTTCGTAAAGGAACCCTGCACCGAGAGCATTCTCTTCGGTGTTGATAATATCATCGTCACCCCCCACCTCGGCGCCTCCACCGCCGAGGCACAGGACATGGCTACGTCGGATGTCGTCGATCAGGTCATCGATGTATTTGAAGGTCGGCCTGCCCGTTACGCCGTCAACGCACCTTACATTCCGGTGGAAAGCCTGCCGGTGATCGCGCCTTATGTAAAGGTAGCACGGACCGCCGGACGCCTCTTACAACAGATGGCTGAAGGTCAGTTCAAGAGTCTGAATATCAAGTACGGAGGCGATATCGCCTCCTATGAAACCAGGGCGCTCAAGGCGACCGTCCTCGGCAGTATCCTCGAGCAGATAAGTGAAGAGCGGGTGAACGTCGTCAACGCCGACATCGTCGCCTGCAAACGCGGTATCTCCATTTCGGAACAGAAAGAGCCCGACTGTGAGAATTACCAGAGCCTCATCACCATCGAAGCGGTGACCACCGCCGGTCCGCTGGCCGTGGCCGCCACTTTCCTCCGCGGCGAGGTTCACGTCGTCAAGGTTAATGATTACTGGATCGATATCGTGCCCACCGGCGGATATTTCCTTTTCGCCGACCACCGCGATCGCCCCGGCCTTGTTGGCGCCGTGGGCAACATCACCGGCAAACTGGATGTCAACGTCAGCTACATGCACCTGTCGCGCCTGAAACCACGCGGCCAGGCCCTTATGGTACTAGCTCTTGATGAGGCCCTTACTCCCGAAGGTCTCAACCAAGTAACCGCGCTAGACGGGGTCCAGTCCGCCCGCCTTGTAAAAATATAGGCTGAGGGTTTAGGTATGTCCGCCCAATCCCAGACGGCAATACAAAAGTTATCGGATACCGACCGGCAGATGATTCTTCGTATTGTCAACGCTGCGGCAGAGAGATATGGCGGCGTCATACCGGAAGACTGTTACCATGAGCCATATATGACCGAAACTGAACTTCGGCGTGAAATGCAAAAGATGACCTTTTATGGTACCGTACAAGATGGAATAATCACTGGCGTCATCGGCTATCAGCCTGTAGACGATGTTACCCTGATCCGGCACGCCTACGTACTGCCGAACAACCAGCGTAAGGGTATCGGGACTCTTCTCTTCGAGCATCTAAGAAATATGACCAGTACCCGCCGCCTGTTGGTTGGCACGTGGGCTAACGCCTTTTGGGCTGTTGGTTTCTATCTCAAGCAGGGTTTCGAACTGTTGCCGGATAAGGACGCCCTTTTGTCTCGTTATTGGAACATTTCCCCGAGACAGACCGAAACATCGGTCGTGCTAGGTATGGAATTGGAACGATGACCTTGAAGATCGGTGTTTTGGCCCTTCAAGGCGCCTTCGCGGAGCATCTCATCGTCCTCGGCCGCTTGGGGGTTGAGGCCGTTGCCGTACGCCGTCCAGAGCAATTGAACGATCTGAGCGGTCTCATCATTCCCGGTGGCGAGAGCACTACCATGCTGAAGTTATGCGGTATTTTCAACTTCAGCGATAAGCTCAGGGAAATGTCGTCGAAAGGTTTTCCCGTCTGGGGTACCTGTGCCGGCGCTATCCTTCTCGCCGGAGAGGTCGGCAATACCAACCCCAACATGCCTGCCGGGCTCGGTCTGATGAAGATAACCGTGCGCCGTAATGCATTCGGCCGCCAGGTAGATTCCTTTGAGGATAAACTGAGAATACCGGCTCTAGGTGATCAACCATTTCCCGCTGTCTTTATTCGAGCCCCGCTGATAGAGAGCGCCGAACCTCCTGCCGAAGTGCTGGCGCGCCTGGGCAATGGCACTATCGTGGCGGTACTGCAGAATAATCTGCTTGCCACTAGTTTCCATCCTGAACTCTGCTCCGATGACCGCTTCCACTGCTATTTTCTTAAGATGGCAGAGGTATATCAGGCAGAACGCACCGCTAATTAAATGCCTGACTGTTTCATGCCCTACCGTTTCCCCAAATATAACCCTCATAAATTCAAAAACCTCATTGACACCCCACTGCTCATATGTTATCATCTGTTCTCTGTTATTATGGTTGTTATAAAGGGTATTTGTAATCATTTGTTTATTAGGTTGATTGTGGCAAACAACCGGTTGTTTTAGTCAGTTCTAATCGTAAAAATGAGGTTGTTTTAGTGTTTTTCACTTTTAAGGAAACAACCTCGCCAATACTTTGGGCACTGGAGACTGGCATGGGCGGTAAGCGAATAGCATTTTTGAATAATCGTTGGATCACGGGTCAACGGACAGAACACAGTACGATACGAATATAGACCGAAGGTGTTAAGGGATGCTTGTATTCTCTTGACAACGCGCCCGCAATGGACGATGATATGAAGCTGGAATGCACCAAAGGAGTCAATTGAATGGAAGCTTATTGCGTCAAGTGCCGTGCCAAACGTGAGATTAAAGACGCTAAAAAAGTCGCCCTCAAAAATGGCAAGCCTGCCACTCAGGGAGTATGCCCGGTTTGTGGTACCAAGGTCTTCCGCATCGGTTAATGGCACAGGGTGGTTTTGTTTCCACGAGGATGTCCATTAGCATAGCTTGTTTGATTTGAGCCGCGTCATGATGAATTATAAGTTTTTGTATTCTGTTTACTGGCTATTATTTGAAAGGAGTTCTAAATATCTTGGGTAAAATCAACGTCGCCATTATCGGTGTGGGCAATTGCGCCTCGTCTTTGGTTCAAGGGGTTCACTATTATCGCAAGGCCAAGGAGTCCGAGTTCGTTCCCGGCCTGATGCATGTTAACCTCGGCGGTTATCATGTCAGCGATATTGAGTTCGTTGCGGCTTTTGACGTGGATAAGAACAAAGTCGGCAAAGACCTCTCTGAGGCCATTTTCACCACACCGAACAATACCTTTAAGTTCACCGAAGTGCCGTTGTCCGGCGTTAAAGTTGAGCGCGGCATGACCCATGATGGTCTGGGCAAGTACCTTTCTCAAATTATCGAAAAAGCTCCCGGCCCTACCGCTGACATCGTTGGCATCCTCAAAGAAAGAAAGGTTGATGTCGTCATCAACTACCTGCCAGTTGGCAGTGAAGAAGCCACAAAATGGTACGTAGAACAGGTGCTTGAAGCCGGATGCGCCTTCATTAACTGCATTCCGGTATTCATCGCCCGTGAGAAATATTGGCAGGATAGATTCATCAGCAAGGGCCTGCCCATTATCGGTGATGACATCAAAAGTCAGGTTGGTGCCACCATCGTTCATCGCGTCCTGACACACCTGTTCCGTGAGCGCGGTGTCAAGCTGGAACGCACCTATCAGTTGAACTTCGGCGGAAATACTGATTTTATGAACATGCTGGAGCGGGAACGTCTGGAAAGCAAAAAGATTTCCAAGACCAACGCTGTTTCCTCTCAATTGGACTATAAGATGGATCCGGGTGATATCCATGTCGGCCCTTCCGACTATGTGCCGTGGCTTCAGGACCGCAAGTTCTGCCATATCCGCATGGAAGGCCGCACCTTCGGTGACGTACCGCTGCTGGTTGAATGCAAGCTAGAAGTTTGGGACAGTCCTAACTCCGCAGGCGTGGTCATTGACGCCGTCCGTTGCGCCAAACTGGCTTTGGAACGCGGCATGAAGGGCGCTCTTTTTGCCCCATCCTCCTACTTTATGAAATCACCACCCGAACAGTATTCAGATTCTTGCGCTCATGACGCCACCGAAAGTTTTATCGCTGAAAGTGTGGCAGAGCTTAAAAAAAGCCGGAAAATCGACGCCAAAGAGGCCAAATAACAAACGGCATTGTTTGTTAAGATGGATAGGGCAAGAGGTGACCGGTGAAAATAGCCCTGGTAGCGCCGTACGATTTTGCGTACCCGGGGGGCGTGGCTAATCATATAACAGCCTTGGAACGTCAACTAACGGCCATGGGTCATTATGTGGTAGTCATTGCCCCTGCGTCGCATCCGGTAACCATCTTTGGCGACCGGTTCGTCCATATTGGCACGCCACGACCGATGCCGGCATCAGGTTCGGTGGCACGCATCACCATATCGGTGCGGCTGGCTAACAAGATCAAAGCGGTGTTGGCTAAAGAGCAATTTGATATCGTTCATCTCCATGAGCCATTCATGATTATGCTATGTTCGGCAGTGTTGCGCTTTTCTAAAACAGTCAATATTGGCACCTTCCATGCCGCCGAAGGTAAACCTGGTTACAACCTTGGCTGGCCTATCAGCCGCTGGGTGTTAAAGCGGCGAGCCCGAAAACTGCACGGACATATTGCCGTATCCACGGCTTCACGTGATTACCATTCAAAATATGTCAAAGCGGACTATGCCATCATCCCTAATGGTATTGACCTGAACCATTTCAAAACTTCAGTTGAGCCTCTACCTCAATACTGCGACGGCAAGATCAATATCCTGTTCGTGGGAAGGTTAGAAAAAAGAAAAGGTCTGAATTATCTGATAGACGCCTTTAAAAAGGTGCATAAGGCTCACCCCAACACTAGATTGCTGATCGTCGGGCCGGGCACCAGATTAAGACCGAAATATGAAAGAATGGTGCAAAAAGCCCATTTGGAGACAGATGTGGTCTTTACCGATTGCGTCAGCTACGCTGATCTTCCCCGCTATTATAAGACGGCGGATATCTGCTGTGCCCCGGCTATCGGCCATGAAAGTTTTGGCATTGTCCTTCTTGAAGCCATGGCTTTAGGGAAACCCATAGTGGCCTCCAATATACCGGGGTACGCCAGTGTGCTGACACATGAGCAGGAGGGGTTACTGGTAAAACCTCGCAGCGCCCATGAGCTATCTAAAGCGCTCATCCGGCTGGTTGAAGATGAGGGATTAAGACAACAATTGAGCAACCGGGGGGCGGAGACAGTACAAAATTATTCATGGGAAAAGGTCGCCGGACGCTTGTTGGAATACTACCAGTCGGTATTGACCAGGTGTGGCAAGCAGCCTGTAGAGATCTCTAAACCTAGGGAACTGCTTCCGCTATAGATATGGAAAGCAAGATAACATTGAACGATACCCGACGCCGCATCGGTGATAATATGACCGCTAGTCTGTCGCGATTACTGGCAAAAAGCCGCCTTAGCCCCAATGCTGTGACCATTGCCGGTTTTTTAATTACCCTGGTTGCAGCCTATATTATCTCCACAGGCTCATTAATGGCAGGTGGATTTGCCGTATTATTCGCCAGCTTTTTCGATATGCTGGATGGGGCTTTGGCACGGGCATCGAATCGTGTCACCCGTTTTGGCGGTATCTTGGACGCTACTCTGGATCGCCTCTCTGAGGCAGCGCTATTTATTGGCATCATGGTGTATTTAGCGCCGGATGGCAATGCTTGGCCCATCATGCTGACCGGATTAACGTTAGCCGGTTCACTGACAGTGAGTTATCTGCGAGCACGTTCTGAAGCTAACGGCCTTGAGGGCAAAAATGGTGTTTTTACTCGTCCTGAACGGGTAATCACTCTTGCACTTGGCTTGCTCTTAAACTGGCTTATCCCCGCGCTCGTTGTCATCTGTGTATTAAGCTATGTCACCATTGGGCAGCGGCTGCTTAGTGCTTACCGTCAACTCGGGGGTAAATGACACTTGAAGTGTAGTCTGATAAAATAGCCTTCGGCTTTCCCACCAACAACAGGGAAAGTTCTTGATCAATAATGTCTGGGGGGATTCTATGCCGGTAACAGTCATCGTTGGCGCCCAATGGGGCGATGAGGGCAAGGGCAAAGTCATTGATATGATGGCAGAACGCGCCGACGCGGTCGTCCGTTTTTCAGGTGGTGACAATGCCGGTCATACAGTTATCAACCCTCAAGGTACTTTTAAACTCCACCTGATCCCTTCCGGCGTTTTCTACCCCGGTTGCATCTGTGTCATTGGCAACGGCGTGGTCGTCAACCCGGACATCTTCGTCAGTGAACGGGATGAACTCAATGGACGCGGGGTCAGCACAGACAAGGTCTTCATAAGTGACCGCGCCCATTTGGTGATGCCATACCATATCCTGTTGGACGGCCTGGAAGAACAATCCCGAGGCGTCAAGTCACTGGGCACCACCCTGCGTGGCATCGGTCCGGCTTTCGCCGATAAAGTTGCCCGGATGGGTATCCGCGCCGGTGATTTATTGGATCGTAACATACTGAGGACCAGGCTGGAATACGTCCTGGAGTATAAAAACCAGATACTGACCAAGCTATATGGCAAAGCCCCAATTGATATTGAGTGGCTTTATAATCTGTGTTGCGGATATGCCGAACAATTAAAGTCCAATATTTGCGAAACATCGTCGCTATTGAATGATATGGTTGATGAAGGCAAATCAGTTATTCTTGAAGGTGCTCAAGGGGCTCTCTTAGATACTGATTTTGGCACTTATCCCTACGCAACATCATCATCACCGCTGTCTGCCGGTGGCTGTTTGGGGGCGGGTATCGGACCCACCCGCATTGACAATGTATTGGGTGTTTTTAAAGCCTATTGTTCCAGGGTTGGTGCAGGCCCCATGCCGACAGAGCTTCTGGACAAAACAGGGGACCGGATCCGCGACCTTGCTCACGAGTATGGCACCACCACGGGGCGTCCGCGGCGAATAGGCTGGTTTGACGGCGTAGGGGCACGCTTCAGCACCCGTATCAACGGTATGACCGGAATGGCAATCACCCGTCTTGATATCCTTGATTCCTTCGACGAGGTCAAGGTCTGTACGGCTTACCGCCTAAACGGTGATATTATCAATAATTTTCCAGCTGAACCCGCGGTGCTCAATCAATGCAAACCAGTTTATGAAACACTGCCGGGCTGGCGTAAAACTACCACCGGTTTAACCAAGTTGGAAGATTTACCAAGAGAAGCCCGTAATTTCATTGTCCGTTTGGAAGAACTGGCATGTTGCTCCGCATGTTACGTTTGCATTGGGCCGGTAAGAGATCAGACTATCGAGCTTAGGTCATTATTATAACTAAAGAAAGCTAGGATCGTGGTTAATCGTAGAAAGCGGTGATTTAAGCGTTCTCTGAACTTGGCACAAAACAACGGGTAATGGAATCATCTACGAAGACTCGACGGCAACCACAGAATCAAGTATAGCTAAATCAATCTAAGCAGTATTAGGGTAAACCAGTAACTTACCAATATCATTCTCTATGCCTAAGTTGTAACTTCCATTAAAATATTTTCGAATAAGGTCAGAGATGGATTCAAAGCTGGTAAAACCGGCCGCGGCGGACGCATCATAGCGTAAAGAGGGTAAGGCGTCCCGGGTATAACAGCTTTCTCGTTTAGTACAAATCCAAAGCGACGGTACATTTCCACATTACGGATACTTTGGGTTTCCAGATAGCATGGCATATCTTCTGCATCCAGCCTCCGCAACATAGGGCGAATGAGCATACTCGCAAACCCCTGGCCTTGAAACTCTGGGTTAACTGCCAGTAACTCAAGCTGCATATATCTCGGAGGAGTGTGCCTATTTTTAAGGTTCTCACTTAGCTTGTTTGCTTCTACACCCCGTTTCATGGCCGCCCAGCCGCAGTGTAAAGGTAAAAAAGGATACCCGGCTCGCCACCGGGTCAACCACGAATCCTTTTCTTCAGATGAAGCCCAGCAGACAATACCTTCACAACTCTGAGAAGTCAGATAGACCTCATTACGGCCGAAATAGCTATAACGCAGATAATACTCAAAAGAATAGTGCAGGTTATGCCTCAAAGACTTATCCGGTACCAAATACTCATTCAACGGGTCTTCAGCGAAGGCTCGGGCGCAGGTATGTGACGCCGGTTTGGCTAATTTTAAACTGAGCGGAGTCAGTAGTGCTGTATCAGCGATCATACCTTGGCAGGTCAACGTGGATACCGGCAAGAGTATCACGTATCAGCGCTGCCGTCTTATCATCTGCCTCGGTCAGGGGCAGCCTGAGGCCGCCAACCCTGAACCCAATATAATTTAGCGCGTATTTTACCGGAATTGGATTGGCAACAGCAAACAGATTATTAAAAATGGGCGTCAAACGCCGGTGAATGGCGGCGGCCATAGCAATATCCCCTGAAACAAAGCTCTCCATCATCTGCTTGATCTGAGTTCCTACCAGATGAGAAGC
This region includes:
- a CDS encoding major facilitator family transporter produces the protein MLRMSYALPPVEQNRLKPEKNLLGVRQNVFFLGLVSFFTDISSEMIFTLVPLFMANVLGVPPSVIGLVGGISDSTESLGKIYSGRLADKLRRYKALSVAGYSLSTLSKPFMYLASSWGVVLGVRFTDRLGKGLRTSPRDALIAMSSEPGKRGRSFGLHKAMDSAGAFLGLFAAAAVIYFTQRGSIDLTQDTFKMLVLIGIIPAVIAVIILVTLVKEPGREFLPAGEKTSFRAAAKGMSREFKLFMLVLGIFTLGNSTNYFAILRAQNLGNSVLDTTLMLVVFNFTYLLAATPAGILSDRLGRRRLMIIGWSLYALTYVGFAAAEVNWHMWLLFAVFGVYYGIVEGVAKAFVSDLVPESKRGTAFGLFYGTTGLLLLPASLIAGFLWQEVGPASPFYFGAVMAGLAMIGLMVLVKPAKKV
- a CDS encoding riboflavin kinase/FMN adenylyltransferase, giving the protein MTQIEAELKTVNPDRPMILTIGVFDGVHLGHQALISETMKQAATTGYLSGVVTFAGHPRLVLGKHKELPHLTSLKQRLELLKDTGIDNVVKMTFSEELAALPATDFIGLLKNHLKMKGLVVGPDFALGKGREGDIAALRSMSESLDFTLTVVPPKLKNGHKVSSTLIRKAMAESNMPLVHDLLGRCFILEGQVVKGEGRGTTLEVPTANLELAPDQALPADGVYATFASVKGRPVPAITNIGTRPTFGTGRRTVETHLLDFSGQLYGDMLEIAIIEQIRPEEKFSSAEALKTQIKSDILKARQILSKTDCPDA
- a CDS encoding tyrosyl-tRNA synthetase; this translates as MLELDFILKRAVNEIISEEELRKLLASGKKLRLKEGFDPSSRDIHLGHMVGLRKLRQLQELGHQVVLIVGDWTAQIGDPTGASVTRPSLTAEQVQSNAETYMQQFFKIVDKSKTEVRWQSEWFGNFSLADVIKLTSRFTIAQMLARDDFKKRFDSNRPITITEFLYPLLQAYDSTAINADVEFGGNDQKFNLLVGRELQAMIGQPSQQVFLTPILTGTDGVKKMSKSLNNYIGVAEPPETIFGKVMSIGDDLIVQYFELLTDVTEEELRHFERDITGGHVNPMLLKKRLAREILSQLYSESETAEAEAHFERVHQRRELPGEIAECRVSFASLRSGDCNDVDLPCLLVATGLAASKGEAKRLIAQGGVSIGGEKVGSEKAAVSSGCVIKAGKRRFARVLDSDILSAS
- a CDS encoding serine--glyoxylate aminotransferase, whose product is MQNLRIPGPTPCPPEVLAAMGHQMINHRGVEFSEMVKEVTTNMKQVFQTKNDLLLLTGSGTGGLEAAVVNMLSPGDSVLSVSIGVFGERFAKIAQTFGATVVPLNFAHGQAADVDAVKKALADNPQVKAVLVTHNETSTGITNDLKAISTVVKDTGKLLMVDCISSLGSVNVPVDQWGIDVAISGSQKGWMVPPGMSMISVSEAGWQAYAQAKMPRFYWDLGKAKAGLEKGQTPWTPNVSVVIAFQVALKMMLSEGIQNIFARHERLGKFTRDGMKALGLTLLADERYASNTVTSVLADRGLDAKKLNKIMRDEFDIVLAGGQGPLEGKIFRIGHLGMVKEADLQAVFDALKVALPKAGFIR
- a CDS encoding D-3-phosphoglycerate dehydrogenase, whose product is MKKVLVADALSPAGVERLKVVAEVNIKTGLKPDELIAIVGEYDALLVRSQTQVTAAVIEAGKNLQIIGRAGVGVDNIDINAATERGIIVVNAPTGNTISAAEHTMALMLSLARHIPRANSSLKNCQWKRSDFMGIELKGKTLGIVGLGNIGSEVSKRARGFEMQVIGYDPYVTEERAKNMQVELASLEQIYKQADFITLHVPLTAQTKNMIGAKELATMKPTTRIINAARGGLIDEEALVAAINSKKLAGAAIDVFVKEPCTESILFGVDNIIVTPHLGASTAEAQDMATSDVVDQVIDVFEGRPARYAVNAPYIPVESLPVIAPYVKVARTAGRLLQQMAEGQFKSLNIKYGGDIASYETRALKATVLGSILEQISEERVNVVNADIVACKRGISISEQKEPDCENYQSLITIEAVTTAGPLAVAATFLRGEVHVVKVNDYWIDIVPTGGYFLFADHRDRPGLVGAVGNITGKLDVNVSYMHLSRLKPRGQALMVLALDEALTPEGLNQVTALDGVQSARLVKI
- a CDS encoding pyridoxine biosynthesis glutamine amidotransferase (glutaminase subunit), which produces MTLKIGVLALQGAFAEHLIVLGRLGVEAVAVRRPEQLNDLSGLIIPGGESTTMLKLCGIFNFSDKLREMSSKGFPVWGTCAGAILLAGEVGNTNPNMPAGLGLMKITVRRNAFGRQVDSFEDKLRIPALGDQPFPAVFIRAPLIESAEPPAEVLARLGNGTIVAVLQNNLLATSFHPELCSDDRFHCYFLKMAEVYQAERTAN